The Antennarius striatus isolate MH-2024 chromosome 11, ASM4005453v1, whole genome shotgun sequence genome window below encodes:
- the znhit2 gene encoding zinc finger HIT domain-containing protein 2, whose amino-acid sequence MNPRNLRRRIPPSLRSLLTDISPKEEWTDSEPDVKTRDGIMLPTKGSVSGQEAYLSPAKTREEERTVDSSNIDRSGVCMFCKCKPSCYTCPRCNLHYCSLACYQSPDHSLCSEEFYKEAVLRELKTMGTTEIEGRKKMQEVLMRLKQKADETDGGMESLLKEAGIVSNDTEEEKVEAAEKVQVLEYLSRLAELQQTGEESQTETEAIFRKLEIGGEELIPGDIDQEDESTEGELDLADKLSGLDINKLSEDELWDLLNSKEKESFMGLMKGGTLGELVPLWKPWWEDHNEVGRTLVEMLEEEVSKVERENSTTTEDLDVSKVKTSQEAEQNQSGSASNLEESKGGKRNKIIKGKGCSAVPSVPQISANIPRLNSLCANPSPMICYGLINALYAYTFTICLFNNDTDSLMFEFCDIILALSESLNSSRVFNSVQEAVQCGETLMLRGGYCDRKDLLTPARTLEAVAHIMTGRDSKDATGYCLAALSQIRSVLSRARKALSKEEEDKQRRQKYFLASKKCEFFQAWTLDKGRQIHTLAIELWHEHSKRSRLRSYMEKAKTVVEENRNKEKSKGKLIEELS is encoded by the coding sequence ATGAATCCACGGAATCTTCGACGGAGAATTCCGCCTTCTTTGAGGAGCCTTCTGACGGACATCAGTCCAAAGGAAGAATGGACTGACTCAGAACCTGATGTGAAGACCAGAGATGGCATTATGCTTCCAACCAAGGGATCTGTTTCTGGACAGGAGGCATATCTTAGTCCAGCCAAGACACGGGAAGAAGAAAGAACAGTAGATTCCAGTAACATAGATAGGAGTGGAGTCTGTATGTTCTGTAAATGCAAGCCCTCTTGTTACACTTGCCCTCGGTGCAACCTGCATTACTGTAGCTTAGCATGTTACCAGAGCCCAGATCACTCTCTGTGCTCCGAGGAGTTTTACAAGGAGGCAGTTCTACGCGAGCTAAAGACTATGGGGACAACAGAAATtgagggaagaaagaaaatgcagGAGGTTCTTATGAGACTCAAACAAAAGGCAGATGAGACTGATGGCGGGATGGAAAGTTTGTTAAAAGAAGCTGGTATTGTGTCAAAtgacacagaggaggagaaagtaGAGGCAGCAGAGAAGGTGCAGGTTTTAGAGTACTTGTCTAGGTTAGCAGAGCTTCAGCAGACTGGAGAAGAGAGTCAAACAGAGACTGAGGCAATTTTTAGAAAACTTGAGATTGGTGGAGAGGAGTTGATTCCTGGAGACATAGATCAGGAGGATGAAAGTACAGAAGGGGAGCTGGATCTGGCAGATAAGCTTTCAGGGCTGGATATTAACAAACTTTCAGAAGATGAGCTGTGGGACCTGCTTAACAGTAAAGAAAAGGAGTCGTTTATGGGTTTAATGAAGGGTGGTACTCTTGGTGAGCTTGTTCCCCTGTGGAAGCCATGGTGGGAGGATCACAATGAAGTAGGGAGAACACTGGTTGAGATGCTCGAGGAGGAAGTGAGCAAAGTGGAAAGAGAGAATTCGACAACTACTGAGGACCTGGATGTCAGTAAAGTGAAAACATCACAAGAAGCAGAACAGAATCAGAGTGGTTCAGCATCAAATCTGGAAGAGAGTAAAGGaggcaaaagaaataaaataatcaagGGCAAAGGATGTTCAGCTGTTCCCAGTGTTCCTCAAATTTCTGCAAACATTCCAAGATTAAATTCCTTATGTGCAAATCCATCTCCAATGATATGCTATGGTTTGATAAATGCGCTTTATGCTTACACATTTACCATCTGCTTGTTCAACAATGACACTGATTCTCTGATGTTTGAGTTCTGTGATATTATTCTGGCTCTGTCTGAGTCTCTGAACTCAAGCAGGGTCTTCAATTCTGTCCAAGAAGCTGTACAGTGTGGAGAAACTCTTATGTTGCGTGGAGGTTACTGCGACAGAAAGGATCTGCTCACCCCGGCCAGAACGCTGGAAGCGGTGGCTCACATCATGACTGGCAGAGACAGCAAGGATGCTACGGGGTACTGCCTGGCAGCCTTGAGCCAAATCCGCTCAGTGCTCTCTAGGGCCAGAAAGGCCCTatcaaaagaggaagaggacaagCAAAGGAGGCAGAAGTACTTCTTAGCAAGCAAGAAGTGTGAATTTTTTCAAGCCTGGACACTGGACAAGGGACGCCAAATTCACACACTTGCTATTGAGTTATGGCATGAACATAGTAAAAGAAGTAGATTAAGGAGCTACATGGAGAAAGCCAAGACTGTGGTTGAGgagaacagaaacaaagagaagaGCAAAGGGAAATTAATTGAAGAACTGagctaa